The Candidatus Binatia bacterium genome window below encodes:
- the selA gene encoding L-seryl-tRNA(Sec) selenium transferase: MHRVLADERVVPYDRTLGRNVVKSAAEEVFGRARVSGNGSYDAIVNEVVRRLDALQRDALLPVVNATGIVLHTNLGRAPLAPAAIEAIAELGRGYSNLEYDLETGERGSRYARVAGVLNDVAGAQDSLVVNNCAAAVLLVLDTFARGREVIVGRNALVEIGGGFRIPDVLERSGATLVEVGTTNRVYVEDFEAALSPRTALLLRTHPSNFRMEGFTHDASARELAELGRRAGVAVLEDLGSGALVALEEYGAAHERTVREALADGVGLVAFSGDKLLGGPQAGILAGSAPLIARLRSNPLLRALRVDKTTLAALGATLQLYRDGSLRETVPVYRMLGATLDELRARATAYLEAVPAARLVESVAYIGGGSLAQDAIPSLAIAIATPQPDRLAARLRAGTPPIVARIEAGRVLLDLRTIAPEEDETVGSALAASE; this comes from the coding sequence ATGCACCGAGTGCTGGCCGACGAGCGGGTCGTTCCCTACGACCGCACGCTCGGAAGAAACGTGGTCAAAAGCGCGGCTGAAGAAGTATTCGGCCGCGCGCGCGTCTCCGGCAACGGCTCGTACGACGCGATCGTCAACGAGGTCGTGCGGCGGCTCGACGCGCTGCAGCGCGACGCGTTGCTCCCGGTCGTCAACGCAACCGGCATCGTTCTGCACACGAATCTCGGACGCGCCCCGCTGGCGCCCGCTGCCATCGAAGCGATCGCCGAGCTCGGGCGCGGTTACTCGAACCTGGAATACGATCTCGAGACCGGCGAGCGCGGTTCGCGCTACGCGCGGGTCGCCGGCGTCCTCAACGACGTCGCCGGCGCGCAGGATTCCCTCGTCGTCAATAACTGCGCCGCGGCGGTGCTCCTCGTGCTCGACACCTTCGCGAGGGGGCGCGAGGTGATCGTCGGGCGCAACGCGCTCGTCGAGATCGGCGGCGGCTTCCGCATCCCCGACGTGCTCGAACGCAGCGGCGCGACGCTCGTCGAGGTCGGCACGACGAACCGCGTCTACGTCGAGGATTTTGAAGCGGCGCTCTCGCCGCGTACCGCGCTGCTGTTGCGCACGCATCCCTCGAACTTTAGGATGGAAGGCTTTACGCACGACGCGAGCGCGCGCGAGCTCGCCGAATTGGGCCGCCGCGCGGGCGTTGCGGTCCTCGAAGATCTCGGCAGCGGCGCCCTCGTCGCGCTCGAAGAGTACGGCGCAGCGCACGAACGGACGGTGCGAGAGGCGCTCGCCGACGGCGTCGGCCTCGTTGCGTTCTCCGGCGACAAGTTGCTCGGCGGCCCGCAGGCGGGGATCCTTGCCGGGAGCGCGCCGCTGATCGCGCGGCTGCGCAGCAACCCGCTGCTGCGCGCGTTGCGCGTAGATAAGACGACGCTCGCCGCGCTCGGCGCAACGTTGCAGCTCTACCGCGACGGTTCGCTGCGCGAGACCGTCCCCGTCTACCGGATGCTCGGCGCGACGCTCGACGAACTGCGCGCGCGGGCGACAGCCTATCTCGAAGCGGTGCCGGCGGCGAGGCTCGTCGAGAGCGTTGCGTACATCGGCGGCGGCTCGCTCGCGCAAGACGCGATACCCTCGCTTGCAATCGCGATCGCGACGCCGCAGCCGGATCGCCTCGCCGCGCGGCTGCGCGCAGGGACGCCGCCGATCGTGGCCCGCATCGAAGCAGGGCGCGTGCTGCTCGATCTGCGCACGATCGCACCGGAAGAGGACGAAACGGTGGGCTCGGCACTTGCAGCAAGCGAATGA
- the rimI gene encoding ribosomal protein S18-alanine N-acetyltransferase has translation MKMELERPAERPGRLSIVPMTTADIPAVARIERASFSTIWPSDAFYNELSTNKLAHYYVGRFEDRVVAYGGIWVILEDSHVTTVAVDPAYRGRRFGEVLMLRLIDEAIARGAAWMTLEVRESNTVAQQLYRKYGFTTVTMRTGYYSDDNESALIMWAGSLRSELYQNRLRALRARVESSGP, from the coding sequence ATGAAGATGGAACTCGAACGCCCCGCCGAGCGGCCCGGCCGCCTTTCGATCGTGCCGATGACGACCGCGGATATTCCCGCGGTCGCGCGCATCGAGCGCGCCTCGTTCTCGACGATCTGGCCGTCGGATGCGTTCTACAACGAGCTGAGCACGAACAAACTCGCGCACTATTACGTCGGAAGGTTCGAGGATCGCGTCGTCGCCTACGGCGGCATCTGGGTGATCCTCGAGGATTCGCACGTCACGACGGTCGCCGTGGATCCGGCCTATCGCGGACGGCGCTTCGGCGAGGTGCTGATGCTGCGCCTCATTGACGAAGCGATCGCGCGGGGCGCCGCCTGGATGACGCTCGAGGTACGCGAGAGCAACACGGTCGCGCAGCAGCTCTATCGAAAGTACGGATTCACGACGGTGACGATGCGCACCGGCTACTACAGCGACGACAACGAGAGCGCGCTGATCATGTGGGCGGGGAGCCTTCGCAGCGAACTCTACCAGAACCGCTTGCGCGCGCTGCGCGCGCGCGTCGAGTCGAGCGGTCCGTAA
- the gyrA gene encoding DNA gyrase subunit A: MNNDIVAQVNVEDEMRESYLSYAMSVIASRALPDVRDGLKPVQRRILYAMREMGFDPSKQHRKCAGIIGEVLKSYHPHGDTSVYDALVRMAQDFTLRYPLVDGHGNFGSIDPDPPAAYRYTEARLARTALDVLADIDKETVPFVPNFDNQGVEPTVLPGRLPQLLLNGSSGIAVGMATNIPPHNLGEIADAIAAVIDDPKIDDDALCAIVQGPDFPTGGTILGHEAIREAYKTGRGSIAIRGKAEIVEERGKQKIIITEIPYQVYKGRIIEAISEAYSEKRITGIARLDDESNRKGMRVVVELQKSATPKIVLNQLFKHTPLQATFGFNMLALVPVGEPRADGSVALEPQVLTLKQLLEHFIAHRKSVITRRTQYDLRKAEERAHLLEGYRIALDNIDEVIEIVRGSQTTDEAKERLSARFGLSEVQAQAIVDMRLRTLVGLERQKIEQEYAELIKTIAELQDILRSPRRIAGIVKSETLDVKKRFGDERRTSIEPAEDEMSIEQITPNIEVVVTYTVGGYIKRVSVDTFRTQNRGGRGVIGISNLKREDVVRNFFVTKTHDHVLFFTNMGRVYRLRGYEIPDTTRQARGTALVNLLTLPPGEEVTAVFPIDRFEGEKYLVMVTKNGVIKKTKLEQFSNVRRNGLIAINLDAGDELLAVDLSDGSRDIILASTLGMAVHFNEKGVRPMGRAARGVKAMTLEKGDTVVAMDIVDGDRREVLLVTSLGFGKRTPIDEYRHTSRGGKGVKAFARQRDDIGQVVDQILVAADDQILMITSGNQVIRLKVGDIRRTGRDAKGVRLQRLGEGDEVIAVTNLGKQAMQITEITGEPQQTEL; the protein is encoded by the coding sequence TTGAACAACGACATCGTAGCGCAGGTCAACGTCGAAGACGAGATGCGGGAGAGCTATCTCTCGTATGCGATGTCGGTCATCGCGTCGCGGGCGCTTCCGGACGTTCGCGACGGCCTCAAGCCGGTGCAGCGGCGCATCCTCTACGCGATGCGCGAGATGGGCTTCGACCCGAGCAAGCAGCATCGTAAGTGCGCCGGTATCATCGGCGAGGTGCTCAAGAGCTACCATCCTCACGGCGACACGTCGGTCTACGACGCCCTCGTTCGCATGGCGCAGGATTTTACGCTGCGCTACCCGCTCGTGGACGGCCACGGCAACTTCGGATCGATCGATCCCGATCCGCCGGCCGCCTATCGTTACACGGAGGCGCGGCTCGCGCGCACCGCGCTCGACGTCCTCGCGGATATCGATAAAGAGACCGTACCCTTCGTTCCGAACTTCGACAATCAAGGCGTCGAGCCGACCGTATTGCCGGGCCGCTTGCCGCAGTTGCTGCTCAACGGTTCGAGCGGCATCGCGGTCGGCATGGCGACGAACATTCCGCCGCACAATCTCGGCGAGATTGCCGACGCGATCGCCGCCGTCATCGACGATCCGAAGATCGACGACGACGCGCTCTGCGCGATCGTCCAAGGCCCCGACTTCCCGACCGGCGGGACGATCCTCGGTCACGAAGCGATCCGCGAAGCCTATAAGACCGGGCGCGGGTCGATCGCGATTCGCGGCAAGGCCGAGATCGTCGAGGAGCGCGGCAAGCAGAAGATCATCATCACCGAGATCCCCTATCAGGTTTACAAAGGGCGGATCATCGAGGCGATCTCCGAGGCGTACTCGGAGAAGCGCATCACCGGCATCGCGCGGTTGGACGACGAGTCGAACCGCAAGGGCATGCGCGTCGTCGTGGAGCTGCAGAAGAGCGCGACGCCGAAGATCGTGCTCAACCAGCTCTTCAAGCACACGCCGCTGCAGGCGACGTTCGGCTTCAACATGCTCGCGCTCGTCCCGGTGGGTGAGCCTCGCGCCGATGGGTCGGTGGCGCTCGAGCCGCAGGTGCTCACGCTCAAGCAGTTGCTCGAGCACTTCATCGCGCACCGCAAGAGCGTCATCACGCGCCGCACGCAGTACGATCTGCGCAAGGCCGAGGAGCGCGCGCATCTGCTCGAAGGCTACCGCATCGCGCTCGACAACATCGATGAGGTCATCGAGATCGTGCGCGGCAGCCAGACGACCGACGAAGCGAAGGAACGCCTCAGCGCGCGCTTCGGTCTCAGCGAAGTGCAGGCGCAAGCGATCGTCGATATGCGGCTGCGCACCCTCGTCGGCCTCGAGCGCCAGAAGATCGAACAAGAGTACGCCGAGCTGATCAAGACGATCGCCGAGCTGCAGGACATTCTCCGCAGCCCGCGGCGCATCGCCGGCATCGTCAAGAGCGAGACCCTCGACGTGAAGAAGCGCTTCGGCGACGAGCGCCGCACGAGCATCGAGCCGGCCGAAGACGAAATGTCGATCGAGCAGATCACGCCGAACATCGAGGTCGTCGTCACCTACACGGTCGGCGGCTACATCAAGCGCGTCTCCGTGGATACGTTCCGCACGCAGAACCGCGGCGGCCGCGGCGTCATCGGCATCTCGAACCTCAAACGCGAAGACGTCGTGCGCAACTTCTTCGTTACGAAGACGCACGACCACGTGCTCTTCTTCACGAACATGGGGCGCGTCTATCGGCTGCGCGGTTACGAGATTCCGGACACGACTCGCCAGGCGCGCGGCACCGCGCTCGTCAACCTGCTGACGCTCCCGCCGGGCGAAGAGGTGACGGCCGTCTTCCCGATCGACCGCTTCGAGGGCGAAAAGTACCTCGTGATGGTGACGAAAAACGGCGTGATCAAGAAGACGAAGCTCGAGCAGTTCTCGAACGTGCGCCGCAACGGGCTGATCGCCATCAACCTCGACGCCGGCGACGAACTGCTCGCAGTGGATCTCTCCGACGGTTCGCGCGACATCATCCTCGCCTCGACGCTTGGAATGGCCGTGCACTTCAACGAGAAGGGCGTACGGCCGATGGGGCGCGCCGCGCGCGGCGTGAAGGCGATGACGCTCGAAAAAGGCGACACCGTCGTGGCGATGGACATCGTGGACGGCGACCGTCGCGAGGTGCTGCTCGTCACGTCGCTCGGCTTTGGAAAGCGCACGCCGATCGACGAGTACCGGCACACGTCGCGCGGCGGCAAGGGCGTGAAGGCCTTCGCGCGCCAGCGCGACGACATCGGCCAAGTCGTCGATCAGATTCTCGTCGCCGCCGACGACCAGATTCTGATGATCACCTCGGGCAACCAAGTGATTCGCCTGAAAGTCGGCGACATTCGTCGCACCGGCCGCGACGCGAAGGGCGTCCGCTTGCAGCGGCTGGGCGAAGGCGACGAGGTCATCGCCGTGACGAACCTCGGCAAACAGGCGATGCAGATCACCGAGATCACCGGCGAGCCGCAACAGACAGAACTCTAG
- the trxA gene encoding thioredoxin, giving the protein MSALPDVTQGNFDAEVLQSAQPVLVDFWAPWCGPCRMLGPIVEKIAAANAGKAKFVKLNTDENPNLAGQYQVSGIPCLILFKNGQPVDRIVGYVPENVVTGMLGKHVA; this is encoded by the coding sequence ATGAGCGCATTACCAGACGTAACGCAAGGCAATTTCGATGCCGAGGTGCTGCAGAGCGCCCAACCGGTGCTCGTGGACTTTTGGGCCCCGTGGTGCGGACCGTGCCGCATGCTCGGCCCGATCGTCGAGAAGATCGCGGCGGCAAACGCCGGCAAGGCAAAGTTCGTCAAGTTGAACACCGACGAGAATCCGAACCTCGCCGGACAATATCAGGTCTCCGGCATTCCCTGTCTCATTCTCTTCAAGAACGGTCAGCCCGTCGATCGCATCGTCGGCTACGTTCCCGAGAACGTCGTGACCGGGATGCTCGGCAAGCACGTGGCGTGA
- the tsaB gene encoding tRNA (adenosine(37)-N6)-threonylcarbamoyltransferase complex dimerization subunit type 1 TsaB yields MNVLALDGALGAISAATARDDRIVASRSETGNVALERGLGLVREVLERSQLEPEGIDRLAVGIGPGGFTGLRIAVAYAKSLAAAWRRPLVAIDSFDLLEWGGAYERALAVVSGRAGVISARLRSPDGVRRASGRIADVLGELFPAHVEGTLTVVGAAKDVLHELAERGIIVHSVDPLVLPAAAAAALAASSRAPAKSVHEVGADYGELPAATVPRL; encoded by the coding sequence ATGAACGTTCTTGCCCTCGACGGGGCGCTGGGAGCAATTTCCGCGGCGACCGCCCGCGACGATCGGATCGTCGCGTCTCGCTCCGAGACCGGAAACGTCGCACTCGAGCGAGGACTCGGTTTGGTCCGCGAGGTGCTCGAGCGCTCGCAATTGGAGCCCGAGGGAATCGACCGGTTAGCCGTCGGGATCGGCCCGGGCGGCTTCACGGGGCTGCGCATCGCGGTCGCGTATGCGAAGTCGCTCGCCGCGGCCTGGCGCCGGCCGCTCGTCGCGATCGATTCGTTCGACCTCCTGGAGTGGGGCGGGGCGTACGAGCGCGCGCTCGCGGTCGTCTCCGGACGCGCGGGCGTGATCTCCGCGCGGCTGCGTTCGCCCGACGGGGTGCGCCGCGCATCCGGCCGCATCGCCGACGTCCTGGGCGAACTGTTCCCCGCGCACGTGGAGGGAACGCTGACCGTCGTCGGCGCCGCGAAGGACGTGCTCCACGAGCTTGCCGAACGCGGTATCATCGTGCACTCTGTGGATCCGCTCGTTTTGCCTGCCGCGGCAGCCGCCGCGCTGGCCGCGTCGTCGAGAGCGCCGGCGAAGAGCGTGCACGAGGTCGGCGCCGATTACGGCGAGTTGCCTGCCGCAACGGTGCCGCGACTCTAA
- the tsaE gene encoding tRNA (adenosine(37)-N6)-threonylcarbamoyltransferase complex ATPase subunit type 1 TsaE has protein sequence MKDAISLPTEEDLNAFAAAFARRLRPGDVVALAGPVGSGKTAFVRAVVQTLHGADQSTSPTFTFRHHYAGDPPIEHVDFYRIDDPRESAELGLDEVFDGRTIVLVEWWRNAPDAIPTRRYEIEIEGAGEEPRLLFLRSPK, from the coding sequence ATGAAAGATGCCATTTCGCTCCCGACCGAAGAAGACCTCAACGCATTTGCCGCTGCGTTCGCGCGACGCCTTCGTCCGGGCGACGTCGTCGCGCTCGCCGGCCCGGTCGGCTCCGGCAAGACGGCTTTCGTGAGGGCGGTCGTGCAGACGCTGCACGGCGCCGACCAATCCACCAGTCCCACCTTCACCTTCCGCCACCACTACGCGGGCGATCCCCCGATCGAGCACGTGGATTTCTACCGGATCGACGATCCGCGCGAATCGGCCGAGCTCGGGCTCGACGAGGTTTTCGACGGCCGGACGATCGTGCTCGTGGAGTGGTGGCGCAACGCGCCCGATGCCATTCCAACGCGCCGGTACGAAATAGAGATCGAAGGCGCGGGGGAAGAGCCACGCTTGCTCTTTCTTCGCTCGCCGAAATGA
- the yqeK gene encoding bis(5'-nucleosyl)-tetraphosphatase (symmetrical) YqeK, whose amino-acid sequence MTPVRLEDRVREHLGQEHRYEHSLRVAQCAEELALRHGADPRKARLSGLLHDLARLYSPERLIAESEARGLPIDEDERAHPVLLHARLGAALARELFGVEDDAVLSAIAKHTRGAPAMSALDKIVYLADSLEPGRTFAERGRLWDLALEDLDAAMLETQREGAERRARKAEERASAR is encoded by the coding sequence GTGACGCCCGTTCGGCTGGAGGATCGCGTTCGCGAGCACCTCGGTCAAGAGCATCGCTACGAGCACAGCCTGCGCGTCGCGCAGTGTGCCGAGGAACTGGCGCTGCGTCACGGCGCCGACCCGCGCAAGGCGCGCCTCTCCGGTCTGCTTCACGATCTCGCGCGGCTCTATTCGCCCGAGCGGCTCATCGCCGAGAGCGAGGCCCGCGGCCTGCCGATTGACGAGGACGAGCGGGCGCATCCGGTGCTGCTCCACGCGCGGCTCGGCGCGGCGCTTGCGCGCGAGCTTTTCGGGGTAGAAGACGACGCAGTGCTCTCCGCCATAGCGAAACACACGCGCGGCGCCCCGGCGATGTCGGCGCTCGATAAGATTGTCTATCTCGCCGACTCGCTCGAACCCGGCCGGACGTTCGCGGAGCGGGGGCGGTTGTGGGACCTCGCGCTCGAGGATCTCGACGCCGCGATGCTCGAGACGCAGCGCGAAGGGGCGGAGCGGCGCGCGCGCAAGGCGGAGGAGCGGGCATCGGCGCGCTGA